The following are encoded in a window of Brockia lithotrophica genomic DNA:
- a CDS encoding TerC family protein: MKEAAFFFLSVLTEVDNALVLLAFFRRYFPLRLPALLVAVLGFSLLRTAYGWAFSFALTLPYVPLAAGLLAWILAGNLLFAREERSELSFVRRILKALVTLVALDFVLGIDQILVAQAFAVEGWTFFAVTATSLGLTLFLVRLFPREFAASPWISRLAAFFLWLAGAKLLRHGMAAFAPAEIPSFCTPPVGTLLGFGVYLLLVALSSLRRRGRTP; the protein is encoded by the coding sequence GTGAAGGAAGCCGCGTTCTTTTTCTTGAGCGTGCTCACCGAGGTCGACAACGCCCTCGTCCTTCTCGCCTTTTTCCGCCGCTACTTTCCCCTACGCCTCCCCGCCCTCCTTGTGGCGGTCCTCGGATTTTCCCTACTAAGGACCGCCTACGGGTGGGCGTTTTCGTTTGCCCTCACGCTTCCGTACGTGCCCCTCGCCGCAGGGCTCCTCGCCTGGATTCTCGCGGGGAACCTGCTCTTCGCCCGGGAGGAACGTTCGGAACTCTCCTTCGTCCGGCGGATCCTCAAGGCGCTCGTCACCCTCGTCGCCCTAGACTTCGTACTCGGGATCGACCAGATCCTCGTCGCCCAAGCCTTTGCCGTAGAGGGGTGGACCTTTTTTGCCGTCACAGCGACGAGCCTCGGCCTCACCCTCTTCCTCGTTCGCCTCTTCCCGCGGGAATTCGCCGCGTCTCCGTGGATTTCGCGACTTGCCGCCTTCTTCCTCTGGCTTGCCGGCGCCAAACTCCTCCGCCACGGAATGGCCGCCTTTGCGCCTGCGGAAATTCCTTCCTTCTGCACGCCGCCGGTAGGAACCCTCCTCGGTTTCGGGGTATATTTGCTTTTGGTTGCGCTTTCTTCCCTGCGCCGACGCGGCAGGACACCCTGA
- a CDS encoding aldo/keto reductase family protein, translating into MEYRRMGKSGLKLSALGLGSWFTYGSKTDRETAIRTIRRAYELGVNHFDTADVYARGEAESIVGDALRAFPRETYVLATKVYWPMGDTVTERGLSRKHIVEAIDASLRRLGLEYVDIYYAHRFDPDTDLEETLRAFDDLVRAGKVLYIGVSMWSVEQMRAARELAEKLLLHPIAVDQPEYNLLNREIEGDVLPYARAHGLGVVVYSPLAQGVLTGKYRPGQAPPSSSRAADPRMRGVMERYLDDDTLRRVERFAALARDAGVTPSQLALAWVLRRPEVTSALVGASRPEQLEENLGALDVRLSDDVWSAVEDIFADRGEGSA; encoded by the coding sequence TTGGAGTACCGCCGCATGGGAAAGAGCGGTCTAAAGTTAAGCGCGCTGGGTCTCGGCAGCTGGTTTACCTACGGGAGCAAGACGGATCGCGAGACGGCGATTCGCACGATTCGGCGGGCGTACGAGCTCGGCGTAAACCACTTCGATACGGCGGACGTGTACGCTCGGGGCGAGGCGGAGAGCATCGTAGGCGACGCACTCCGCGCGTTTCCCCGGGAGACGTACGTACTCGCGACCAAAGTGTATTGGCCCATGGGGGATACGGTCACGGAGCGGGGGCTTTCGCGTAAGCACATAGTTGAGGCGATCGACGCAAGCCTTCGCCGCCTCGGCCTCGAGTACGTGGACATCTACTACGCCCACCGTTTCGACCCTGATACCGACCTCGAGGAGACGCTCCGTGCCTTCGACGATCTCGTGCGCGCGGGAAAGGTGCTCTACATCGGGGTGAGCATGTGGAGCGTAGAGCAGATGCGAGCCGCACGCGAGCTCGCCGAAAAGCTCCTGCTCCACCCGATCGCAGTAGACCAACCCGAATACAACCTTTTGAACCGCGAGATCGAAGGCGACGTACTGCCCTACGCACGCGCACACGGCCTAGGTGTGGTCGTCTACTCGCCTCTGGCCCAAGGCGTCCTTACGGGGAAGTACCGTCCGGGGCAAGCGCCGCCCTCGTCTTCCCGTGCCGCCGATCCCCGAATGCGGGGCGTCATGGAGCGCTACCTCGACGACGACACCCTCCGCCGAGTGGAGCGCTTTGCAGCGCTCGCGCGCGACGCGGGGGTAACCCCTTCGCAGCTTGCCCTGGCCTGGGTCCTTCGCCGGCCGGAGGTAACGAGCGCCCTTGTCGGGGCGAGCCGTCCGGAGCAGCTCGAGGAAAACCTCGGGGCGCTCGATGTCCGGCTCTCGGATGACGTCTGGTCGGCTGTAGAAGACATTTTCGCCGACAGAGGGGAGGGGAGCGCCTAG
- a CDS encoding methionine ABC transporter permease, with product MPFPHVSQNWPLIVQATVETLYMVGLSLLLAVLIGLPLGVVLLVTSPGHLRPNAVLYHALGVVVNVFRSVPYIVLILWTIPLSRFLIGTSFGTNAAVISLTLGTAPFFARLAEGAMREVDRGVIEAAKAMGATDFAIVTRVLIPESLPGILSGVTVTAVALVSFSAMAGLVAGGGLGAMAWNYGYNSFQTDTLFVTTVILVLIVQVVQMLGDRFVRAVDRR from the coding sequence CATCGTTCAGGCCACCGTTGAGACCCTCTACATGGTCGGGCTTTCGCTCCTCCTCGCTGTTCTCATCGGACTTCCTTTGGGCGTCGTCCTCCTCGTCACGAGCCCCGGCCATCTCCGCCCGAACGCGGTGCTCTACCACGCCTTGGGTGTGGTGGTCAACGTCTTTCGCTCCGTTCCGTACATCGTCCTCATCCTCTGGACGATCCCCCTCTCGCGCTTCCTCATCGGAACGAGCTTCGGGACGAATGCGGCGGTGATCTCCCTCACCTTGGGTACCGCCCCGTTCTTCGCCCGGCTCGCGGAAGGTGCGATGCGCGAGGTGGACCGCGGGGTGATCGAGGCCGCTAAGGCGATGGGGGCAACGGACTTCGCCATCGTGACCCGCGTCCTCATTCCCGAAAGCCTCCCGGGGATTCTTTCCGGGGTGACGGTAACGGCGGTAGCGCTCGTGAGCTTTTCCGCGATGGCGGGACTCGTAGCCGGTGGCGGACTCGGGGCGATGGCCTGGAACTACGGCTACAACTCCTTCCAGACGGACACCCTCTTCGTCACCACCGTGATCCTCGTCCTCATCGTGCAGGTCGTGCAAATGCTCGGCGACCGCTTCGTCCGCGCTGTCGACCGAAGGTAA
- a CDS encoding amino acid permease, whose amino-acid sequence MSHPTVFRRKSIEWAKSLAEEEGHRLRRELGPVPLFFYTIGAVIGAGIFVLPGTVAAHDAGPAVPFSFLIGGIVTLAVALMYVEFASLVPVAGSAYTYTYVSLGEIFAWIVGWDLIFEFTVIVATVAVGWSGYVNSLFHAMGFPLGEALTHNPFEGGVANLLAALGVSFVAAISLRGIRLVGQVSEGLTWLKLLAILTFLGVGIAHVRPENWHPFLPFGWEGVLRGAALTFFAYTGFDGVTAVLEEVKNPERTIPRVLLSAILTIVALYVGVAAVLTGVVPFTHLDVPNPVAFAFREMGLPVGEGLIALAILFGLLATMLANGTNGSRILFAMGRDGLLPELLGRVHPTTRTPYVAESFVFGTAALLATFFPVHTLAELANIGGLSAFFLTTLSVLVLRVTRPDAVRPFRVPAVWLVGLVGLAGTATLIASLPWVTFVRFGVWLLIGLVVYAAYGFRHARAG is encoded by the coding sequence ATGTCGCACCCCACGGTTTTCCGCCGCAAGTCGATCGAATGGGCAAAATCCCTTGCAGAGGAAGAAGGACACCGCCTTCGGCGCGAACTCGGACCCGTACCCCTCTTTTTCTACACGATCGGGGCCGTGATCGGGGCGGGGATCTTCGTGCTTCCCGGGACGGTGGCCGCCCACGATGCGGGGCCGGCTGTACCGTTCTCCTTTCTCATCGGGGGCATCGTCACGCTCGCCGTCGCCCTCATGTACGTCGAATTCGCCTCCCTGGTGCCCGTGGCCGGAAGCGCCTACACGTACACGTACGTGAGCCTTGGGGAGATCTTCGCCTGGATCGTCGGCTGGGACCTCATCTTCGAGTTCACGGTGATCGTCGCCACCGTGGCGGTGGGCTGGAGCGGCTACGTGAACTCCCTGTTTCACGCCATGGGCTTCCCCTTGGGTGAGGCGCTCACGCACAACCCCTTCGAGGGCGGCGTAGCCAACCTCCTCGCGGCCCTGGGCGTTTCTTTCGTCGCCGCGATCTCGCTTCGGGGGATCCGCCTCGTCGGTCAGGTGAGCGAAGGACTCACGTGGCTCAAGCTCCTCGCCATCCTCACCTTCCTCGGCGTGGGGATCGCCCACGTTCGCCCGGAAAACTGGCACCCCTTCCTCCCGTTCGGCTGGGAAGGCGTGCTTCGCGGGGCGGCCCTGACCTTCTTCGCCTACACGGGCTTTGACGGCGTGACGGCGGTGCTCGAGGAGGTCAAAAATCCCGAACGCACGATCCCCCGCGTCCTCCTTTCGGCCATCCTGACCATCGTCGCCTTGTACGTCGGAGTCGCCGCCGTGCTCACCGGCGTCGTTCCCTTTACGCACCTGGACGTCCCCAACCCCGTAGCCTTTGCCTTCCGGGAAATGGGGCTCCCTGTGGGAGAAGGGCTCATCGCCCTGGCGATCCTTTTCGGCCTCCTCGCCACGATGCTCGCCAACGGGACGAACGGAAGCCGCATCCTCTTTGCCATGGGCCGTGACGGGCTCTTGCCGGAACTTCTGGGCCGCGTGCATCCGACGACGCGAACCCCGTACGTCGCCGAAAGCTTCGTCTTCGGGACGGCGGCCTTGCTCGCCACGTTTTTCCCCGTACACACCCTCGCAGAACTCGCAAACATCGGCGGGCTTTCCGCCTTCTTCCTCACGACGCTCAGCGTCCTCGTCCTCCGCGTGACGCGCCCCGATGCCGTGCGCCCCTTCCGCGTCCCGGCCGTTTGGCTCGTCGGCCTCGTCGGCCTTGCGGGAACGGCGACGCTCATCGCGAGCCTTCCATGGGTGACGTTCGTGCGTTTCGGGGTATGGCTCCTCATCGGCCTCGTCGTCTACGCCGCGTACGGCTTTCGCCACGCCCGTGCGGGCTAG
- a CDS encoding SDH family Clp fold serine proteinase — translation MDIFFSFFWLFFLLTALLPMLHQRRIELQRTELMRRLEKKRHSRVITLIHRQEALSFLGIPITRYIDIEDSEQVLRAIRLTPPDMPIDLILHTPGGLVLAAEQIAYALAKHPAKVTVFVPHYAMSGGTLIALAADEIVMDENAVLGPVDPQLGEYPAASILKVIEAKPLESIDDRTLILADVAQKALRQVRTSLYELLRRKMPEEKAEVLARLLSEGRWTHDYPIGVEELRSLGFDIHTDLPPEIYRLMELYPQPAGRRPSVQYIPLPYEKPYERPKPPR, via the coding sequence CCATGCTTCACCAACGGCGAATCGAGCTCCAGCGGACGGAACTCATGCGCAGGCTCGAAAAGAAACGCCACTCGCGCGTGATCACCCTCATCCACCGCCAAGAAGCCCTGAGCTTTTTGGGGATCCCGATTACCCGCTACATCGACATCGAAGACTCCGAACAGGTGCTTCGGGCGATACGCCTTACCCCGCCCGACATGCCCATCGACCTCATCCTCCACACCCCGGGCGGCCTCGTCCTCGCCGCCGAACAGATCGCCTACGCCCTTGCGAAGCACCCCGCCAAGGTCACCGTCTTCGTCCCACACTACGCGATGTCCGGCGGCACGCTCATCGCCCTCGCTGCCGACGAGATCGTGATGGACGAAAACGCAGTCCTCGGGCCGGTCGACCCGCAACTCGGAGAATACCCCGCGGCGAGCATCCTCAAGGTAATCGAAGCCAAGCCTCTGGAAAGCATCGACGACCGCACGCTCATCCTCGCGGACGTAGCGCAAAAGGCCCTGCGTCAGGTCCGGACGAGCTTGTACGAACTCCTGCGGCGCAAGATGCCGGAGGAAAAGGCCGAGGTCCTCGCCCGACTCTTGAGCGAAGGGCGGTGGACGCACGACTATCCGATCGGCGTCGAAGAGCTACGGTCCCTAGGGTTTGACATCCACACGGACCTCCCACCGGAGATCTACCGCCTCATGGAGCTCTACCCCCAGCCCGCAGGACGCCGACCTTCTGTCCAATACATCCCCCTTCCTTACGAAAAGCCGTACGAGCGCCCGAAGCCGCCCCGCTGA
- a CDS encoding MetQ/NlpA family ABC transporter substrate-binding protein, which yields MKKHVLGIALAVAVLLFGVAACGGGGGTSSSKTLTVGATAVPHAEILNDVVKPELAKQGIDLKVVIFQDYIQPNEKLYEKELDANYFQHLPFLEQTNREKGYNLVPLVGVHIEPMGGYVAKGKPYKSVQDLPNNATVAITNDPTNVGRMLLLLERQGLIKLKEGVGPKAQLTDIVENPKNLKFFQMDAAMLPKALDDPKVDLALINTNFALQAGLNPLKDAIFLEDSSSPYVNVLAVRPESKDDPRIQKLAEVLLSPAVKEYIEKKYQGAVVPAQVRYGN from the coding sequence GTGAAGAAGCACGTCCTCGGAATCGCGCTCGCGGTGGCGGTACTCCTCTTCGGCGTTGCCGCCTGCGGTGGCGGAGGGGGTACGTCTTCGTCGAAGACGCTCACCGTGGGGGCGACGGCGGTCCCGCACGCGGAGATCCTCAACGACGTCGTCAAGCCGGAGCTGGCCAAGCAAGGCATCGACCTCAAGGTCGTGATCTTCCAAGATTACATCCAGCCCAACGAAAAGCTCTACGAAAAGGAGCTCGACGCGAACTACTTCCAGCACCTTCCCTTCCTCGAGCAGACGAATCGGGAAAAGGGGTATAACCTCGTCCCCCTCGTAGGCGTCCACATCGAGCCCATGGGGGGCTACGTGGCCAAGGGGAAGCCTTACAAGAGCGTCCAAGACCTCCCGAACAACGCCACCGTAGCCATCACGAACGATCCGACGAACGTCGGTCGCATGCTCCTTCTCCTCGAGCGGCAGGGGCTCATCAAGCTCAAGGAAGGCGTCGGGCCGAAGGCCCAGCTCACCGACATCGTGGAGAACCCCAAGAACCTCAAATTCTTTCAGATGGACGCGGCGATGCTTCCCAAGGCGCTCGACGATCCGAAGGTAGACCTCGCCCTCATCAACACGAACTTCGCCCTTCAGGCGGGACTCAACCCGCTCAAGGACGCGATCTTCCTCGAAGACTCGTCCTCTCCGTACGTGAACGTCTTGGCCGTGCGTCCGGAGTCCAAGGACGACCCGAGGATTCAAAAGCTCGCCGAGGTACTTCTCTCGCCGGCGGTCAAGGAATACATCGAAAAGAAGTACCAAGGGGCCGTGGTGCCGGCGCAGGTGCGCTACGGGAACTGA